A section of the Spirosoma pollinicola genome encodes:
- a CDS encoding DUF4129 domain-containing protein gives MKERFDLRMTIHELRFAVYRASLVVGLIGLLGPSAILAQTVRADSMTKAPVPVITRDDRAPMRVRYPEQDHLRDLQTDHDYQYGNDAPPPENPLARLWQWLMHKIGAFLSSEAYQNIWQYVLLAAIAGVAVYLLMKAEVLRFLFPKKAQAAGLDYENLSENIHEIDFNQAIDEAVSLQNYRLAVRLLYLQTLKQLTDSGRIQYKPDKTNRQYVYELANSSLQPDFERLTGQFEFVWYGDFPIGEAQLTALRTAFSQFNKAGQKQPIT, from the coding sequence ATGAAGGAACGTTTTGATCTACGAATGACGATTCACGAGCTACGATTTGCTGTCTATCGGGCGAGTCTTGTTGTCGGGTTAATAGGGTTATTAGGTCCGTCGGCAATTCTGGCGCAGACAGTTCGTGCTGACTCAATGACAAAAGCACCTGTCCCGGTCATTACCCGCGATGATCGGGCACCGATGCGTGTGCGCTACCCCGAGCAAGATCATCTGCGCGATTTACAGACAGACCATGATTATCAGTATGGGAACGATGCACCTCCGCCCGAAAACCCGCTGGCGCGACTCTGGCAATGGCTCATGCATAAAATCGGGGCGTTTTTATCCAGCGAAGCCTATCAAAACATTTGGCAGTATGTACTTCTTGCTGCTATAGCTGGCGTAGCTGTTTATCTGCTTATGAAAGCCGAAGTACTGCGTTTTCTATTTCCGAAGAAAGCCCAGGCGGCTGGTCTCGATTATGAAAATCTAAGCGAAAACATTCACGAGATCGACTTTAACCAGGCTATCGACGAGGCCGTAAGTTTGCAAAACTACCGGCTGGCTGTTCGCTTGTTATACCTGCAAACGCTTAAACAATTAACCGACTCAGGACGTATTCAGTACAAGCCCGACAAAACCAATCGGCAATACGTATATGAATTAGCAAATTCATCGTTACAGCCTGATTTTGAGCGATTAACTGGTCAATTTGAATTTGTCTGGTACGGCGACTTCCCGATAGGTGAAGCGCAGTTGACG